One Myripristis murdjan chromosome 17, fMyrMur1.1, whole genome shotgun sequence DNA segment encodes these proteins:
- the nyap2b gene encoding apical junction molecule isoform X2, whose product MMSSKEEETLRFFQYVEENGLRVYNSLVAQNLDHARNERNRTYLQEKNDKKRKQEEAIKRTGEDIATEGKHLRMGSMTMPAPQERMPVPHPHALACGPGFSVRSQSLHSVGGGNSGGGGEEEVGSPTSRKQPPPKPRRDPATKLSMSSEAVDHSPTSTCRGERCDAQGCSEDCKRVPPPKPKRNPNTQLSVSFDESYIKSHGGSGACTSKPLHHVTSPSEHNPSPPQSDESPTDDCEDEPVYIEMGGIDVGGREPLKSEDEEPGESVYEEMKYPALDDMEYRTDPVGCRSACPTPAPYDPEPLSRCSTPRNIPLCDIPAPFPNLLTHRPPLLVFPPAPAQCSPNSDESPLTPLDVAKLPMLENQSYSKSPTSSTEPPSSAHIRRELTATPTLTVSGRSSAPPLPCTLYKSSSSSSYQRSHSACPSPVSMGRCLTPLSLMRTPPFDATMPFPGGLPRSASATPHGKGSPPQDCVGRLHGSMQNVSTGRSRTPTSPLDELTNLFTTGRNMLKKNTSGRKSKEPGETESKSKSHSESKREGKERHSHSKESKRESKERHSKESSHRRDGKDRGSSNVEQLSHRRNSKDRGCSSVEPPLVRRDSRDRGCSSVEPIPVRRDSKDRGCSAVETIPLVRRDSKDKGSNSDLMIRRDSKDRSGGHGMETLLRQDSKDRERLLDQPPELLPRQDSKERARNGVDSRHESREKLLDHPPELLQRQDSKERSRNGVDSKYESRDRPPELLPRQDSKDRARTGGEYKHDSKDHPPELLPRQDNKDRARTGIEHRHEGRIDQPPEILPRQETHRSSNSKDRIGYSSESRLEARDRSCYNGADLPPPPLPRQDSKELDRTGLEARRDSKDRNVNGSEQHRYDVKDAKSPNGMECRRDSKERGYRPEGTPRRDRTNYSIDQSKAQERNGSAVSGQHSSMATPTHGKPASSPPMVLGTGNELKAAPKYGRSPSLPANPSPMGTPQRRAAETHQSQMPQMPWMCGDSTMLEQIERKRTLCMEIRSRQHPHLQRSLERPPPDRSQDRHQERNQERNQCKQESVSVLPGWGKSNGAKKIRPPPYPTQTTVFWDTAI is encoded by the exons AACTGGCGAGGATATAGCAACTGAAGGAAAGCATTTACGTATGGGATCCATGACCATGCCGGCCCCGCAGGAGCGCATGCCTGTGCCCCACCCTCATGCCCTCGCCTGCGGGCCGGGCTTTTCCGTGCGCTCCCAGTCACTCCATTCCGTAGGTGGTGGGAACAGCGGGGGCGGTGGGGAGGAGGAAGTGGGAAGCCCTACCTCCAGGAAGCAGCCCCCACCCAAGCCCAGGAGAGACCCGGCCACCAAGCTGAGCATGTCGTCAGAGGCAGTGGACCACAGTCCCACATCCACCTGCCGTGGGGAAAGATGTGACG CTCAAGGATGCAGCGAGGACTGCAAGAGGGTGCCTCCACCCAAACCTAAGAGGAACCCCAACACTCAGCTCAGTGTTTCCTTCGACGAGTCCTACATCAAGAGCCATGGAGGCAGTGGGGCTTGCACCTCCAAACCCCTGCATCACGTCACGTCCCCCAGCGAACACAATCCCTCACCGCCGCAGAGCGATGAGAGCCCTACGGACGATTGTGAAGATGAACCTGTCTACATTGAAATGGGTGGGATCGATGTCGGAGGGCGTGAGCCCctgaagagtgaggatgaggagccaGGGGAATCTGTGTACGAGGAGATGAAATACCCTGCTCTGGATGATATGGAGTACCGGACTGATCCAGTTGGATGTCGATCAGCATGCCCCACCCCAGCACCCTATGACCCTGAACCCCTCAGTCGCTGCTCCACACCTCGTAACATTCCACTTTGTGACATTCCTGCACCCTTCCCCAATTTACTCACCCACCGGCCACCGCTTCTGGTATTCCCCCCAGCCCCAGCCCAGTGCTCGCCAAACTCAGATGAGTCTCCCCTCACTCCTCTAGATGTAGCCAAATTACCCATGCTGGAGAACCAGTCCTATAGCAAATCCCCAACCTCCTCTACAGAGCCGCCCTCCTCTGCTCACATACGCAGGGAGCTCACCGCTACCCCAACCCTCACTGTATCTGGACGCTCCTCTGCACCTCCTTTACCCTGCACCCTTTAcaaatcctcctcatcatcctcctaTCAGCGCAGCCACTCTGCTTGCCCATCACCGGTCAGCATGGGGCGCTGCCTCACCCCCCTGAGTCTCATGCGCACACCACCCTTTGACGCTACCATGCCATTTCCCGGGGGTCTTCCTCGGAGCGCCTCAGCTACCCCTCATGGCAAAGGCTCACCACCCCAAGACTGTGTAGGACGGCTCCATGGCTCTATGCAGAATGTGTCAACAGGGCGATCGCGGACACCCACCAGCCCACTGGATGAACTGACCAACCTGTTCACCACAGGAAGGAATATGCTGAAGAAAAATACCAGTGGCAGGAAGTCCAAAGAGCCAGGAGAGA CTGAGTCCAAGAGCAAGTCCCACAGTGAGTCCAAGCGTGAAGGCAAAGAACGTCACAGCCACAGCAAGGAGTCCAAGCGAGAGTCTAAGGAGCGTCACAGCAAAGAATCATCTCACCGGAGAGATGGCAAAGACAGAGGATCCAGTAATGTAGAACAGCTGTCCCACAGACGCAATAGTAAGGACCGTGGGTGCAGCAGTGTAGAGCCACCGCTTGTTCGCAGGGATAGCAGGGACcgaggctgcagcagtgtggAGCCTATCCCTGTGAGACGGGACTCAAAAGACAGGGGCTGCAGCGCTGTAGAAACCATACCATTGGTAAGGAGGGACTCTAAGGACAAAGGAAGTAACAGTGACCTAATGATACGAAGAGACAGCAAAGACAGGAGTGGGGGACATGGAATGGAGACTTTACTGAGACAAGACagtaaagacagagagagactgctaGATCAGCCACCTGAGCTGTTACCAAGGCAAGACAGCAAGGAACGGGCCAGAAATGGTGTAGACAGTAGACATGAAAGCCGAGAGAAACTGCTGGATCATCCACCTGAGCTCTTACAGAGGCAGGATAGCAAAGAGAGATCCAGGAATGGTGTGGACTCAAAATATGAGAGCAGAGACAGGCCGCCTGAGCTTCTACCCCGGCAAGATAGCAAAGATAGAGCAAGAACTGGAGGAGAATATAAGCATGACAGCAAAGATCACCCTCCGGAGCTGTTACCTCGACAAGATAACAAAGACAGAGCAAGGACTGGTATAGAGCATAGACATGAGGGCAGAATAGATCAACCACCTGAGATCCTGCCACGACAAGAAACACATAGAAGTAGCAACAGCAAAGATAGGATTGGCTACAGCTCTGAATCCAGGCTTGAGGCTAGAGATCGAAGTTGCTACAATGGAGcagatcttcctcctcctcctctacccaGGCAAGATAGTAAAGAACTGGACAGGACGGGCCTTGAAGCCAGACGGGAcagcaaagacagaaatgtgAATGGCTCAGAGCAGCATCGTTATGATGTTAAAGATGCAAAGAGTCCTAATGGGATGGAGTGTAGGCGtgacagtaaagaaaggggCTATAGACCAGAGGGCACACCTCGGCGAGACAGAACAAACTACAGCATTGACCAGTCAAAAGCACAAGAGAGGAACGGCAGCGCAGTTTCAGGGCAGCACTCATCCATGGCGACACCCACTCATGGGAAACCTGCAAGTAGCCCACCAATGGTGTTGGGAACAGGAAATG AACTGAAAGCAGCGCCGAAGTATGGCCGCTCACCTTCCCTGCCTGCTAACCCCTCTCCAATGGGGACTCCACaaaggagagcagcagagacacatCAAAGTCAG ATGCCCCAGATGCCTTGGATGTGTGGAGACAGCACCATGCTAGAACAGATAGAGAGGAAACGCACCCTCTGCATGGAAATTCGCTCCAGACAGCATCCACACCTGCAGAGATCTCTGGAGAGGCCTCCTCCGGACAGGAGCCAGGACCGGCACCAGGAGAGGAATCAAGAGAGGAATCAGTGCAAGCAAGAAAGTGTGTCTGTTCTCCCAGGTTGGGGGAAAAGCAATGGGGCCAAAAAGATCCGTCCTCCACCTTATCCAACACAGACTACTGTATTCTGGGACACGGCcatctga
- the nyap2b gene encoding apical junction molecule isoform X1, translating to MMSSKEEETLRFFQYVEENGLRVYNSLVAQNLDHARNERNRTYLQEKNDKKRKQEEAIKRTGEDIATEGKHLRMGSMTMPAPQERMPVPHPHALACGPGFSVRSQSLHSVGGGNSGGGGEEEVGSPTSRKQPPPKPRRDPATKLSMSSEAVDHSPTSTCRGERCDAAQGCSEDCKRVPPPKPKRNPNTQLSVSFDESYIKSHGGSGACTSKPLHHVTSPSEHNPSPPQSDESPTDDCEDEPVYIEMGGIDVGGREPLKSEDEEPGESVYEEMKYPALDDMEYRTDPVGCRSACPTPAPYDPEPLSRCSTPRNIPLCDIPAPFPNLLTHRPPLLVFPPAPAQCSPNSDESPLTPLDVAKLPMLENQSYSKSPTSSTEPPSSAHIRRELTATPTLTVSGRSSAPPLPCTLYKSSSSSSYQRSHSACPSPVSMGRCLTPLSLMRTPPFDATMPFPGGLPRSASATPHGKGSPPQDCVGRLHGSMQNVSTGRSRTPTSPLDELTNLFTTGRNMLKKNTSGRKSKEPGETESKSKSHSESKREGKERHSHSKESKRESKERHSKESSHRRDGKDRGSSNVEQLSHRRNSKDRGCSSVEPPLVRRDSRDRGCSSVEPIPVRRDSKDRGCSAVETIPLVRRDSKDKGSNSDLMIRRDSKDRSGGHGMETLLRQDSKDRERLLDQPPELLPRQDSKERARNGVDSRHESREKLLDHPPELLQRQDSKERSRNGVDSKYESRDRPPELLPRQDSKDRARTGGEYKHDSKDHPPELLPRQDNKDRARTGIEHRHEGRIDQPPEILPRQETHRSSNSKDRIGYSSESRLEARDRSCYNGADLPPPPLPRQDSKELDRTGLEARRDSKDRNVNGSEQHRYDVKDAKSPNGMECRRDSKERGYRPEGTPRRDRTNYSIDQSKAQERNGSAVSGQHSSMATPTHGKPASSPPMVLGTGNELKAAPKYGRSPSLPANPSPMGTPQRRAAETHQSQMPQMPWMCGDSTMLEQIERKRTLCMEIRSRQHPHLQRSLERPPPDRSQDRHQERNQERNQCKQESVSVLPGWGKSNGAKKIRPPPYPTQTTVFWDTAI from the exons AACTGGCGAGGATATAGCAACTGAAGGAAAGCATTTACGTATGGGATCCATGACCATGCCGGCCCCGCAGGAGCGCATGCCTGTGCCCCACCCTCATGCCCTCGCCTGCGGGCCGGGCTTTTCCGTGCGCTCCCAGTCACTCCATTCCGTAGGTGGTGGGAACAGCGGGGGCGGTGGGGAGGAGGAAGTGGGAAGCCCTACCTCCAGGAAGCAGCCCCCACCCAAGCCCAGGAGAGACCCGGCCACCAAGCTGAGCATGTCGTCAGAGGCAGTGGACCACAGTCCCACATCCACCTGCCGTGGGGAAAGATGTGACG CAGCTCAAGGATGCAGCGAGGACTGCAAGAGGGTGCCTCCACCCAAACCTAAGAGGAACCCCAACACTCAGCTCAGTGTTTCCTTCGACGAGTCCTACATCAAGAGCCATGGAGGCAGTGGGGCTTGCACCTCCAAACCCCTGCATCACGTCACGTCCCCCAGCGAACACAATCCCTCACCGCCGCAGAGCGATGAGAGCCCTACGGACGATTGTGAAGATGAACCTGTCTACATTGAAATGGGTGGGATCGATGTCGGAGGGCGTGAGCCCctgaagagtgaggatgaggagccaGGGGAATCTGTGTACGAGGAGATGAAATACCCTGCTCTGGATGATATGGAGTACCGGACTGATCCAGTTGGATGTCGATCAGCATGCCCCACCCCAGCACCCTATGACCCTGAACCCCTCAGTCGCTGCTCCACACCTCGTAACATTCCACTTTGTGACATTCCTGCACCCTTCCCCAATTTACTCACCCACCGGCCACCGCTTCTGGTATTCCCCCCAGCCCCAGCCCAGTGCTCGCCAAACTCAGATGAGTCTCCCCTCACTCCTCTAGATGTAGCCAAATTACCCATGCTGGAGAACCAGTCCTATAGCAAATCCCCAACCTCCTCTACAGAGCCGCCCTCCTCTGCTCACATACGCAGGGAGCTCACCGCTACCCCAACCCTCACTGTATCTGGACGCTCCTCTGCACCTCCTTTACCCTGCACCCTTTAcaaatcctcctcatcatcctcctaTCAGCGCAGCCACTCTGCTTGCCCATCACCGGTCAGCATGGGGCGCTGCCTCACCCCCCTGAGTCTCATGCGCACACCACCCTTTGACGCTACCATGCCATTTCCCGGGGGTCTTCCTCGGAGCGCCTCAGCTACCCCTCATGGCAAAGGCTCACCACCCCAAGACTGTGTAGGACGGCTCCATGGCTCTATGCAGAATGTGTCAACAGGGCGATCGCGGACACCCACCAGCCCACTGGATGAACTGACCAACCTGTTCACCACAGGAAGGAATATGCTGAAGAAAAATACCAGTGGCAGGAAGTCCAAAGAGCCAGGAGAGA CTGAGTCCAAGAGCAAGTCCCACAGTGAGTCCAAGCGTGAAGGCAAAGAACGTCACAGCCACAGCAAGGAGTCCAAGCGAGAGTCTAAGGAGCGTCACAGCAAAGAATCATCTCACCGGAGAGATGGCAAAGACAGAGGATCCAGTAATGTAGAACAGCTGTCCCACAGACGCAATAGTAAGGACCGTGGGTGCAGCAGTGTAGAGCCACCGCTTGTTCGCAGGGATAGCAGGGACcgaggctgcagcagtgtggAGCCTATCCCTGTGAGACGGGACTCAAAAGACAGGGGCTGCAGCGCTGTAGAAACCATACCATTGGTAAGGAGGGACTCTAAGGACAAAGGAAGTAACAGTGACCTAATGATACGAAGAGACAGCAAAGACAGGAGTGGGGGACATGGAATGGAGACTTTACTGAGACAAGACagtaaagacagagagagactgctaGATCAGCCACCTGAGCTGTTACCAAGGCAAGACAGCAAGGAACGGGCCAGAAATGGTGTAGACAGTAGACATGAAAGCCGAGAGAAACTGCTGGATCATCCACCTGAGCTCTTACAGAGGCAGGATAGCAAAGAGAGATCCAGGAATGGTGTGGACTCAAAATATGAGAGCAGAGACAGGCCGCCTGAGCTTCTACCCCGGCAAGATAGCAAAGATAGAGCAAGAACTGGAGGAGAATATAAGCATGACAGCAAAGATCACCCTCCGGAGCTGTTACCTCGACAAGATAACAAAGACAGAGCAAGGACTGGTATAGAGCATAGACATGAGGGCAGAATAGATCAACCACCTGAGATCCTGCCACGACAAGAAACACATAGAAGTAGCAACAGCAAAGATAGGATTGGCTACAGCTCTGAATCCAGGCTTGAGGCTAGAGATCGAAGTTGCTACAATGGAGcagatcttcctcctcctcctctacccaGGCAAGATAGTAAAGAACTGGACAGGACGGGCCTTGAAGCCAGACGGGAcagcaaagacagaaatgtgAATGGCTCAGAGCAGCATCGTTATGATGTTAAAGATGCAAAGAGTCCTAATGGGATGGAGTGTAGGCGtgacagtaaagaaaggggCTATAGACCAGAGGGCACACCTCGGCGAGACAGAACAAACTACAGCATTGACCAGTCAAAAGCACAAGAGAGGAACGGCAGCGCAGTTTCAGGGCAGCACTCATCCATGGCGACACCCACTCATGGGAAACCTGCAAGTAGCCCACCAATGGTGTTGGGAACAGGAAATG AACTGAAAGCAGCGCCGAAGTATGGCCGCTCACCTTCCCTGCCTGCTAACCCCTCTCCAATGGGGACTCCACaaaggagagcagcagagacacatCAAAGTCAG ATGCCCCAGATGCCTTGGATGTGTGGAGACAGCACCATGCTAGAACAGATAGAGAGGAAACGCACCCTCTGCATGGAAATTCGCTCCAGACAGCATCCACACCTGCAGAGATCTCTGGAGAGGCCTCCTCCGGACAGGAGCCAGGACCGGCACCAGGAGAGGAATCAAGAGAGGAATCAGTGCAAGCAAGAAAGTGTGTCTGTTCTCCCAGGTTGGGGGAAAAGCAATGGGGCCAAAAAGATCCGTCCTCCACCTTATCCAACACAGACTACTGTATTCTGGGACACGGCcatctga